In one window of Mesoplodon densirostris isolate mMesDen1 chromosome 4, mMesDen1 primary haplotype, whole genome shotgun sequence DNA:
- the RD3L gene encoding protein RD3-like — MPLFGWMKWPKYNSYKSTHYPDSEVVTKTLLRELKWHLKERERLIQEIENEQKVKKTGVDYNWLRNYQNPHATIPATEQRQLEVLCSQVQPCQTGAILSRFREVLAENDVLPWEIVYIFKQVLKDFLSSTDKGSQQEGLEESQSAACPVRSVIPGESSKSPDKDEIPTISSYVDKNTKNRFPTFSHRIWNLPYYYPSS; from the exons ATGCCACTTTTTGGCTGGATGAAATGGCCAAAATACAATTCCTACAAATCCACACACTACCCTGACTCAGAAGTAGTGACAAAGACTCTGCTTCGGGAATTAAAATGGCATCTAAAGGAACGAGAGAGATTAATACAAGAGATCGAAAATGagcaaaaagtgaaaaaaacaggTGTGGACTACAACTGGCTGAGAAACTATCAGAATCCCCACGCAACCATCCCAGCTACTGAACAAAGACAACTTGAAGTTCTTTGCTCACAGGTTCAACCTTGTCAAACTGGAGCTATTCTCAGCAG ATTTCGAGAAGTTCTGGCAGAAAATGATGTACTGCCATGGGAAATTGTCTACATCTTCAAGCAAGTTCTGAAGGACTTCTTAAGTAGTACTGACAAAGGCAGTCAGCAAGAGGGCCTGGAAGAGTCACAGAGCGCAGCCTGTCCTGTTCGCTCCGTGATCCCAGGAGAAAGCTCCAAGAGTCCAGACAAGGATGAAATACCCACTATTTCAAGTTATGTAGACAAAAACACAAAGAACAGGTTCCCAACATTCTCACATAGGATATGGAACCTACCATATTATTACCCATCAAGTTAA